The stretch of DNA AGGCTATTTCAAAGACCAAAAAAATTCTGAGATACTTTGGCATGGAGGGTATCTGCATACGGGAGATATGGCAAATGTCGATGAAAAAGGCTATATCAAGATCACCGATCGCGTCAAAGACATCATCAAAGTGGGTGGTGAATGGGTTTCATCTTTGGAGCTCGAAGATATTATTAACCAACATCCGCATGTCAAAGAAGTTGCCGTCATTGGCGTGGAAGATGATAAATGGGGTGAGAGACCACTCGCCCTTGTTGTTCTTGATGCCAATAGCACCGTCAGCGATAAAGAGATACTTCTCCATGCCAAAGAGTTCATCAAAAAAGGCATTATGGCACGTGAAGGTATGCTACTCAAAGTAAAATTTGTTGAAAGTATTGATAAAACCAGTGTTGGGAAGGTTGATAAGAAAGAGCTACGTAAAAAATATAGTCTCTAAAAGAAAGAAAGATATTTACATGTAAATATCTTTCTTGAAAATTCGCAAACCGTATAAAAGGGACTATGACTCTTTTTTTCCTATCCTTTTTGATTTTAGGAAACACCCTCTTATTTGCTATCGCCATCTTTGATCAAAAAATGTTGTTCTTTGTAAGACAACATTGCGAATTTTATGTTACACTAATACAATTATAGGTGTGACATTTCAAAGCAGAGAGCTCAAATGAATTTATTTTCAACACTATTTCATACTTTATTTTCATCAGATAGCACATATAATGCACTGTATAGATTTTTTGATGAAAGTAACTCAATCATGTTACTGATTGATCCAGAAAGTGGTGAAATCATCAATGCAAATCATGCGGCATCACACTATTATGGTTATGCACTCGATCAACTAGTAGGTATGTCTATCTCTTCGTTTAACATACTTCCACATGAGGAAGTCAAACAAGAACGCCAACGTGCCCTTACGGAAGAACGCAACTATTTTAATTTCAAACACCGCATTGCCAATGGTGAAATCAGAGATGTTGAAGTTTATTCAACTCCTATCAATCTTGATGATAGAAAAGTTCTTTTTTCCATTATTCATGATATAACAGAGCGTAAAAAAGCAGAAGCACACCTGCAAGAAGTCAATGAAAATCTTGCTAAACAAGAATTAATCTTTAAACAGATCATGGATACATCCAGCGTTGCCATCTTTTTAGTCAACTTACAAGGATTCATTACCCATGCCAATCAACGCATGGCAGAGATGTTCTTGTACCCTCTTGACGAGCTTATCGGCAAAGAGTATGTTGAACTCATCCATAGTTCTGAAAAAGAGATTGCTCGCCAAAAAATGCTTGCACTTTTAAGCAGTAAAATTCCCTCAGTAGATCTCGAACGCATCTACTGTCGTTTCGATGGAAGCAATTTTTGGGGTCGCCTTACAGGAAAACGTTTTTATGATACGAAGGGCATAGAGATAGGCCTTGTTGGTGTCATCGCCGATATTGACGAAAGTAAATATATTCAGCAATGTGAGCAGCATCATAAACAAATTCTCCAAATGATTGCACTCAAATCACCGCTTTACACCATTTTACATGTCATGATAGGAGATATTGAATCTATTCATCATCAACGCGTTGGCTGTAGCATTGTACTTTTTGATGAAACAAATCATAAACTCATCCTTGGAGCGACCTCAAATGAGCTACAACTTTTAAGCACAACGCTTATTGAAGCATCATCTAACAATGCACTTTTTTTACAAAATTTACTTCACCTTCCCAGTAAGCCAACACTCTTTAGTACACTAGCTGAAAACAGATGGTGGAGTGAAAATATCGAATGTCCTCCCTCTCATGATAACGAAAATTGTTGGGTAAATCCGATTGTCTCTGCATTTGGTAAGCCATTAGGCCTCTTAATTATTTGCTCATTAAAGCACCAAGCGTTGACGCCACGAGAGATTAAATTGGTCGAAGATGAAGTACAATTTGTTGCGCTTGCCATTGAAAAAAGTCAAAGTGATGCTAAAGTACAACTGGCTGCTAATGTTTTTACGCACGCTAAAGAGGGAATTATTATCACCGATCCGCATGGAACAATTATTGAAGCCAATGAGGCATTTATCCGTACCACAGGGTTTAACCTTGAAGAGATCATCGGACACAATCCACGCATCTTAAAATCAGGGCGACAAGAGACATCATTTTATACCCACATGTGGCAAAGTATTCTCACACAAGGAAATTGGCAAGGAGAGATTTGGAATCGCCGCAAAGACGGTAGTATCTATGCAGAAATGGTGAACATTAGTGCGATTAAAGATAGTGAAGGAGAGATTCAACATTTTGTCGCACTTTTTACAGACATCACAACCATTAAAGAGCATGAAAAAAAACTAGAACACATGGCACACCACGATGCGCTTACCTCTCTTCCAAACCGTGTATTGCTATGGGATAGGATTCATCAAGCGATTGCAGAAGCACAACGTTATAACACCTATCTTGCCTTACTTTACATTGATCTTGATGGCTTTAAAGAGATTAATGACACGTATGGTCACAGTATTGGCGATGAGCTTTTGATTACCATTTCTCAGCGTATTAGCGCATTGTTACGCAAAAATGAAACGATTGCACGCCTAGGTGGGGATGAATTTGTTGCACTGCTAACCGATTTAAAGAAACCCGAAGAGTGCATTTCAATTCTTGAGCGAATTTTAGAAGCCATGAGAGAAGTTATTGTGATTCATGGCATTGATTTGTATGTTTCAGCGAGCATTGGCGTGAGTTTTTATCCTAAAGACACTATCGATGCAGAAAAGCTTGTCTTACATGCAGACAAAGCTATGTATCGTGCCAAGCAATCAGGAAAAAATCGTTATCAGTTCTTTAACATGCAAGAAGATTTATCTTAGATTTTTGTACGTGATTCGAGTGCTTTGGACAAAGAGAGCATATCGACATTTTCAAGATGAACCCCTGTTGGAACTCCTTGCGCAATCTTCGTAAAATGTAGCGTATGATTTTTGAGCTTATCTTCAATAAATAAAATCAAAGCATCATTGGCTAAAGAAGGCGTCAATGCAAAGATCATCTCGCGAGTGCCATCTTTGACCATCTCTTCAAGCTTACTCAGCGTCTCTTCTTCCAAATTCCCTAGGACAAAATAACGCCCATCAAAGAGCTTATGCTCTTCAAGAACAAAAATATCTTTAGCACTCTCAACGATGCAGAGCTTTTGCACATCACGCCTTTCATCAAGGCAAATATCGCAAATTTCATGCTCACTCAAAGCCCCACAACGCTCGCACTTACGAATACTCTTAATCGCACTCTCAATAGCATTGGAGAGTTTCATCGCAGAAAATGTGTCATTTAAAACAAGATGATATGCAAACCTTACAGCGGACTTTCGTCCAACCGTAGGAAGTTTTTCAAACGCATCGACCAACTTGTTAAACTTCTCCAATCCTCGCATCATGCTACGCTTCCTCTTGAAAAATCAATGCTAAACTGATGGAACCCTGCTTCATAGCTGTAACTGACCTCCAAGCCATGTTGAGTAACAATATTTTGAACAATGTAAAGACCAAGACCAAGTCCACTACCACAAGCTTTTGAGCCTGAAACGAACGGTCTAAAATACTCATCAATTGCCATTTTAAGAGCTTCTCCCTCATTGGCAATAATCAATTTCTGCTCACTATTTTTCACAAAAACACGGTGATTGAGGCTATGCTTCATCGCATTGTCCATCAAGTTTTTAATCGCCAACGCCATAAGATCAAAATCAACAGTGACTTTAAAATCAAAATCGCCTTCAACCTTCACTTGCTCTTCTCGTTTTTTATCATCAAGCATCAACAGATCAATGGCTTGATCGATGACATGCAAAAGCGAATATTCTTTCATATTGAGTTCATAGCGTTGTGATGTCAGCTGCTCTATTTTGGAAAACTCGGCAATTAACAGATCAAGCCTTCCAAAAACACCGACTAAACGTTTTTTAGCCGTATCATCTTCTAACATTTCCGCCACAATCCGCCCTTTACCAATAGGCGTTTTAAGCTCGTGCATAATCGTACGTAGAAACAACTGCCTTGAATGAATCAGGTCGCGTATCTTTTTAACCGCACGATCAAATTCATTGGCAACTTCACCAATTTCGTCATTGTGCTCACTCGCACACTCTATACTTAAATCACCACTGGCAAATTTGCGTATTTGTGCGCTAAGTGACTTGAGAGGTGCAATACTTTTATAAATAGAAACATACATGTAAAGCAAAATCAAAAGGGCTATCACAAAAACAACCCACAAACTCTCATTAAAGTTTTTGTAGTCCTGACTCTCTAAAAGAACGCTTGACTCGAAGTTATCGATAAAAAGATAATAACGATCATTGTAAATGATGGAGGAAAAACGACTGATAGGAGAGAGCTTTTGAAAAATAATAACACCACGCTCCAAAACCGAATCACGCAGATATTTACTCGAAACCTTTTTGAGCCCAAAGTTGTTAAAATACTCTTCGATATCTCCTGGTTGAACGTTATTGCGGTACATGACAAGAAGATAATTCACCGATTGAAGCTGACGTTGCTTCATGTTTTCAAGATTTTTATCGCTTTGATGCTCCAAAAGCAGTGCAAAAAACATCGCCAGTAAAAAAAGCGAAAGAAAAAAAACCGCGCTAATTTTGTTAAGAATTGAGTTTTTAATCATCCGACAAGCTTATATCCGATCCCTCGAACAGAGTGGATGTATTCGGGATTTTTAGAATCATCATTGATCTTAGCACGTAACCTTCCAACAATGACATCTAAACTTTTAGAGCCTTTATCTTTGAGCGATTTGCAGTTATAGACCAATTGCTCTCTGGAAATTGAAAAGCCATTTTGACGAATCATATACGAAAGTATCTCATACTCAGCAGGTGTCAGACTTAACACTTCACCCTTAAAAGAGATCTCATGGCGCTTCTCATCGACAGCAAAAACACTCACACCATGTTGCTCTTCGGGTGCCGAACTTTTTTTATAACGGCGAATCAAGCTCTGAATACGTGCGTACATCTCTTTAGGATCATACGGCTTTGGCAAATAGTCATCTGCTCCAATTTGAAGCCCAATGACTTTATCGCTAATATCGCTGCGCGCCGAAGAGATGATAATTGGAATGTCATATTTTGCGACAACCTCTTTGCACACTTCAAGCCCATCCATACCGGGCAATGTAAGGTCTAAAATCAAAAGATCATACTTTTTAACACCCGCACTAAGCCCCAAATAAGGGTCTTCATAATTGGTAATTTTGATATTGTATTTGGCGAGGTATTCACTTAATATTTCGGCAAACTCGGCATCATCTTCTATCATTAAGACATTAATCATTCCATGACCTTTGCTGCTTTTAGTTATTGCAAAATTTAGTTTTACAAGAACTCTATTATACTAAATTTGAGAGGGTTTTAAAAAAAGAAGACCTCCGAAGAGGTCTTAAGGGGTAAATTTTGAACTTTTTATTTACTTGCAGGGGTAGTAGCAGGTGTTACAGGAGCTGGTTTTTGTGGTTTTTGAGCCATCAGTGTTTTAAGTTCAGCACGTTGCTCTTTCGTTAAAAGGTTGAACACTTTTTCCATGTGATCCGCTTGAAGCGTTACCATTTTTTCATGCATTTCATTGTGCATTTTAATAAATGCTTTTTTATCAAAGCTTTCACCGCTCATCAAATCTTGCATTTTTGTCATCATCTTTGGATCACGAAGCTTGGTCATTTCTAACTTCATTTCACTTTGCAAAACAGCTAATTTATGGCGTTGATCATCAGTAAGATTGAGTTGCTGAAGCATACCCATACCACCTTTACCGCCATGCATCATCATACTACCTTGTCCCATACCTTGCAT from Sulfurospirillum oryzae encodes:
- a CDS encoding sensor domain-containing protein produces the protein MNLFSTLFHTLFSSDSTYNALYRFFDESNSIMLLIDPESGEIINANHAASHYYGYALDQLVGMSISSFNILPHEEVKQERQRALTEERNYFNFKHRIANGEIRDVEVYSTPINLDDRKVLFSIIHDITERKKAEAHLQEVNENLAKQELIFKQIMDTSSVAIFLVNLQGFITHANQRMAEMFLYPLDELIGKEYVELIHSSEKEIARQKMLALLSSKIPSVDLERIYCRFDGSNFWGRLTGKRFYDTKGIEIGLVGVIADIDESKYIQQCEQHHKQILQMIALKSPLYTILHVMIGDIESIHHQRVGCSIVLFDETNHKLILGATSNELQLLSTTLIEASSNNALFLQNLLHLPSKPTLFSTLAENRWWSENIECPPSHDNENCWVNPIVSAFGKPLGLLIICSLKHQALTPREIKLVEDEVQFVALAIEKSQSDAKVQLAANVFTHAKEGIIITDPHGTIIEANEAFIRTTGFNLEEIIGHNPRILKSGRQETSFYTHMWQSILTQGNWQGEIWNRRKDGSIYAEMVNISAIKDSEGEIQHFVALFTDITTIKEHEKKLEHMAHHDALTSLPNRVLLWDRIHQAIAEAQRYNTYLALLYIDLDGFKEINDTYGHSIGDELLITISQRISALLRKNETIARLGGDEFVALLTDLKKPEECISILERILEAMREVIVIHGIDLYVSASIGVSFYPKDTIDAEKLVLHADKAMYRAKQSGKNRYQFFNMQEDLS
- the recR gene encoding recombination mediator RecR yields the protein MMRGLEKFNKLVDAFEKLPTVGRKSAVRFAYHLVLNDTFSAMKLSNAIESAIKSIRKCERCGALSEHEICDICLDERRDVQKLCIVESAKDIFVLEEHKLFDGRYFVLGNLEEETLSKLEEMVKDGTREMIFALTPSLANDALILFIEDKLKNHTLHFTKIAQGVPTGVHLENVDMLSLSKALESRTKI
- a CDS encoding Spy/CpxP family protein refolding chaperone — protein: MKKTILTLATLVALGTTGAFAYGGGNCQGMQSDMGMMQGMGQGSMMMHGGKGGMGMLQQLNLTDDQRHKLAVLQSEMKLEMTKLRDPKMMTKMQDLMSGESFDKKAFIKMHNEMHEKMVTLQADHMEKVFNLLTKEQRAELKTLMAQKPQKPAPVTPATTPASK
- a CDS encoding ArsS family sensor histidine kinase — translated: MIKNSILNKISAVFFLSLFLLAMFFALLLEHQSDKNLENMKQRQLQSVNYLLVMYRNNVQPGDIEEYFNNFGLKKVSSKYLRDSVLERGVIIFQKLSPISRFSSIIYNDRYYLFIDNFESSVLLESQDYKNFNESLWVVFVIALLILLYMYVSIYKSIAPLKSLSAQIRKFASGDLSIECASEHNDEIGEVANEFDRAVKKIRDLIHSRQLFLRTIMHELKTPIGKGRIVAEMLEDDTAKKRLVGVFGRLDLLIAEFSKIEQLTSQRYELNMKEYSLLHVIDQAIDLLMLDDKKREEQVKVEGDFDFKVTVDFDLMALAIKNLMDNAMKHSLNHRVFVKNSEQKLIIANEGEALKMAIDEYFRPFVSGSKACGSGLGLGLYIVQNIVTQHGLEVSYSYEAGFHQFSIDFSRGSVA
- a CDS encoding response regulator transcription factor, with protein sequence MINVLMIEDDAEFAEILSEYLAKYNIKITNYEDPYLGLSAGVKKYDLLILDLTLPGMDGLEVCKEVVAKYDIPIIISSARSDISDKVIGLQIGADDYLPKPYDPKEMYARIQSLIRRYKKSSAPEEQHGVSVFAVDEKRHEISFKGEVLSLTPAEYEILSYMIRQNGFSISREQLVYNCKSLKDKGSKSLDVIVGRLRAKINDDSKNPEYIHSVRGIGYKLVG